The genomic DNA AAGTACATACAGACTTTAAAAGAAGTGTTTGTGAACTTAATGGATATTTCCAATTTGCAATATGTGAGAGGTAAATTTTTATTTCCACAGTTGTTCGTCCATTATAAAGAAACGATTATTATTTTTTTGGCTGCTTTTTTCATTTCATTATTTGTAGCATTTTGCATTGTTTATGTAATTATGAGTAGTTCACCGCGTATACAACATCGAATTAAATCATTTCTTATCTTCCTAGAATCCATTCCAGATATTCTTCTTATTTTAGTATCACAAATCTTAGTTGTATGGTTTTTTAAACAAACAGGTTTTTTACCTTTTCAAATTGCGTCAATTGGAGGCGAGTCGATTAGAGGGTTGCCAATATTGTGTTTGAGCATCCCGACTACGATTATGTTTGTAAAAATGGTAGTGATTCGTTTTGAAAATGAACTAGAAAAAGATTATGTACTATTTGCTAAGGCGAAAGGGCTGGGGCGTTTTCATATTTTAAATCGTCATATTTTACGAAATGTGTTGCTTAGTACATTATTCTTTGCGAAAACGAATATCTTTTTTATGTTATCTAATTTATATATTATAGAATGGATTTTTAATACGGGTGGTATTTTTATGTTTTTGAAATCGTATGAGGGTATTAGAGTTGAGGTTTTCATCGTTAGTATGCTGCTTATATATATCCCGATATTTATTTTATTCAAGCTGTTTCATTATTTCATTCCAACTGCGATGAAGGAGAGATTATAATATGTGGATGTATATAAAACGCGATAAAAGATTTTGGATAAGTATTGGGTTTCTTCTCATATTAGTTCTTTTGAGCATCGGAAATACGTTATGGAATGATGGACACATTAGGCAAGTTACATTGCAATATGATGCAGATGAAAATCCACAAGTGCCACCTTTTTCACCTTCATTACAATTTTTACTCGGGACAGACCGGAAAGGATACGACCTGTTACATTTAGTCATTGAAGGTGCGAAGTGGACGATTGGTATATCTATTTTAATTGCGGCACTTAGAATGGTGATAGGTGTGTTTTTTGGTGTTGTGCTTGGAACATATGTAAAAAGAGGGTTTTCAAAAATTGAGGCTTTCTTTGATAGTTTTACAGTTATTCCAACAGTTATGATTGCGTACTTTTTTCTTCACTTTGCAAATGCATTTGGGAGTGGAGAGGAAACAACAACCTTTTTTGAAAGGGCTTCGTTTCAAGTTTTATTACTTGTAATGCTTGTGATGCCAGTTATTGCACTGTATGTTGCGAAGGAAGTCCGTAAGTTGAGAACCGAAGAATTTATTGAAGCTGCGTGCATATTAGGTGGATCGAGAAGGCATATTGTTATAAAGCATATTTTCCCGCATCTCTATATGACGTTTATACTTGTATTTTTTCAGCAGTTTACGAAAACTCTTACTATTTTACTGCACTTAGGGTTACTAGAAATATTCTTTGGCGGAACAGTTCAGTTTTTAGGACCGATAGAAGAAATAGAATCATACACACATGAATGGTCAGGCTTAATTGGAGTCTATTTTAGATCATTAACAGTGAATCCGTGGATCCCTCTCGTTCCGATTACATTTTTTGGACTTACTATTTTTTCAGGAAATATGATTGTAAAAAGTATAGAAGAGGCGATGTTGAAAGTAAGATTAGGAGGAGAGATAAAGAAGGACGTAGTAGAAGCGGAACAATCTGTTGTGCAGTCAAAAGAAGATTTATTTACTTTTAAACATACGATGTGAAGAGAAAAAGAAGCAAGCATGGATTTCATGCTTGCTTCTTTTTTTTATTTTGTAGAAACTTCACCTGCAGCTTCTGTTTGCGGAATAAAGTATCCAATTATACCACCGATTATTGCTGGAATGATCCAGCCAATTCCTAAGTTATAAAAAGGAATGGTGTGTACGATATTAGCGATAAAATCTGGTATCATTTCCACATTATCAAGTGCATGAATACAGCTAATAATAAACGCTGCGATCATCGCTCCAATGTAGACAGAAGGTTTACGTTTCGTATATTTATCGATAAATGATACGAAAACTAAAATGATCGTAATTGGGTACAAAATAATTAATACAGGTAATGTGATTTTAATTAATAAGCTTAATCCTAAGTTTGAAATAACGAAACTAAAGATACAAACGTATAGTACAAGCTTTTTGTATGAAACATTTGTTAGCACTGTTGTGAAGTAATTTGCAAATGCACTCACAACACCAATTGCCGTTGTTAAACAAGCGAAGATAATGGCGATACTTAATAAAATATTACCGCTTGTCCCAAAGAATTGATACATAACAGTAGCTAATAGCTGCCCACCGTTTTCGAATTGTCCTAAGTTTCCGTTTGAAGCTCCAATATAACCGAGTAAGAAGTAAACAATTGTTAAGAATAGAGCAGCGATACTTCCGCAAATGATTGTATATTTTGCGATAGATTTCTTCTCTTGTATACCATTTTGACGAATTGCATTTACAACAATTGTTGATAGTACGAGAGCCCCAATTGCATCTAACGTTAAAAATCCTTCAAGAAATCCTTTGAAAAACGGGATGTCTTTATAGTCACCGATAGGTTCTGCAAACGTCCCTGGTGAAAGAATCGCTTTTGTTGCCATAATTGCAATAATTACAAGTAAAATTGGCGTTAATATTTTACCGATATGATCTACTAGCTTGGATGGATTTAATGATAAGAAGTAAACGACTGTGAAGAAAATCGCACTAAAAACTAACATAGAATACCATTGATCTGGGAAAAGTGGTGCAATCCCGATTTCATAAGATACAGATCCAGTTCGTGGAATAACAAATAGTGGGCCGATTGAAAGATAAATAATGATAGCGAATACTGCTGCGAATTTTGGATGAACACGGCTCGCTAAAGTGTTAAAACTACCACCAGCAAGGGCAACAGCAACGATAGCAAGTAAAGATAAACCGACGTCTGTAATAATAAACCCTGTAATGGAAACCCACATATTTTCTCCGGAAGAAAGACCAAGAAGGGGCGGGAAAATCATATTACCAGCACCGAAGAAAACTGCGAATAGTAATAAACTAATCGAAAGTATTTGCGCTGGTTTTAAAGTTGTACGCATATAAAGAAAATCCTCCTAATGAGTATTTTTTGTCGAAAATTCAAATAATTTGTCGAGTAACTGTTATTATTTTAAAGGTCTGATGATTAGAAAGCAATAGGGAATTTTGAAAATATTAAAAAATAATGCATTAAATCGAATAAATATACTATTTATATGTTTAATAGGAAGGATTTAACTTTTAACATAAAAAAACACATACCGCTAGGATACATGTTTTAAAAAAATATTTTTTTATCACGTTCTTCTTTTAAAATTTCAACTGCTTCTCGGAAACGTTGTGAATGGACAATTTCTCGTTCGCGTAAAAAGCGTAGGCTGTCATTTATATCTGGATCATCTGATAAGTTAATGAGCCATTGATATGTTGCGCGTGCTTTTTCTTCAGCTGCAATATCCTCGTATAGATCGGCAATTGGATCACCTTTAGCCTGTATATAGGTTGCAGTAAATGGAACACCAGCAGCGTTATGGTAATGAAGAGCGCTGTCATGGTCGACGTAATGAGGGTCAAGACCAGCTGCCTTCATCTGTTCAGGAGTCGCATCTTTCGTCAGCTTATAAACCATCGTAGCAATCATTTCAAGGTGAGCAAATTCTTCTGTGCCAATATCAGTAAGAAGGCCAATGACTTTATCAGGAATTGTATAACGTTGATTTAAGTAACGTAGTGCAGCAGCTAACTCGCCATCTGCACCGCCGTATTGCTCAATTAATAATTTTGCAAGTGCTGGATTGCAAGTTCCCACTTTAACTGGGTATTGTAATTTCTTTTCATAAATCCACATAGTTTCTCTCCTTTATATTTGCCATGGCCAAGGACCTTTGCTCCATTCCCAAGGGGCATTAG from Bacillus cereus G9842 includes the following:
- a CDS encoding ABC transporter permease subunit, coding for MVKKVFLNGMEVTIQFLISILGIIILGALPKLFYGFKVDVSKYIQTLKEVFVNLMDISNLQYVRGKFLFPQLFVHYKETIIIFLAAFFISLFVAFCIVYVIMSSSPRIQHRIKSFLIFLESIPDILLILVSQILVVWFFKQTGFLPFQIASIGGESIRGLPILCLSIPTTIMFVKMVVIRFENELEKDYVLFAKAKGLGRFHILNRHILRNVLLSTLFFAKTNIFFMLSNLYIIEWIFNTGGIFMFLKSYEGIRVEVFIVSMLLIYIPIFILFKLFHYFIPTAMKERL
- a CDS encoding ABC transporter permease, giving the protein MWMYIKRDKRFWISIGFLLILVLLSIGNTLWNDGHIRQVTLQYDADENPQVPPFSPSLQFLLGTDRKGYDLLHLVIEGAKWTIGISILIAALRMVIGVFFGVVLGTYVKRGFSKIEAFFDSFTVIPTVMIAYFFLHFANAFGSGEETTTFFERASFQVLLLVMLVMPVIALYVAKEVRKLRTEEFIEAACILGGSRRHIVIKHIFPHLYMTFILVFFQQFTKTLTILLHLGLLEIFFGGTVQFLGPIEEIESYTHEWSGLIGVYFRSLTVNPWIPLVPITFFGLTIFSGNMIVKSIEEAMLKVRLGGEIKKDVVEAEQSVVQSKEDLFTFKHTM
- the brnQ2 gene encoding branched-chain amino acid transport system II carrier protein BrnQ2, which translates into the protein MRTTLKPAQILSISLLLFAVFFGAGNMIFPPLLGLSSGENMWVSITGFIITDVGLSLLAIVAVALAGGSFNTLASRVHPKFAAVFAIIIYLSIGPLFVIPRTGSVSYEIGIAPLFPDQWYSMLVFSAIFFTVVYFLSLNPSKLVDHIGKILTPILLVIIAIMATKAILSPGTFAEPIGDYKDIPFFKGFLEGFLTLDAIGALVLSTIVVNAIRQNGIQEKKSIAKYTIICGSIAALFLTIVYFLLGYIGASNGNLGQFENGGQLLATVMYQFFGTSGNILLSIAIIFACLTTAIGVVSAFANYFTTVLTNVSYKKLVLYVCIFSFVISNLGLSLLIKITLPVLIILYPITIILVFVSFIDKYTKRKPSVYIGAMIAAFIISCIHALDNVEMIPDFIANIVHTIPFYNLGIGWIIPAIIGGIIGYFIPQTEAAGEVSTK
- the cotJC gene encoding spore coat protein CotJC, yielding MWIYEKKLQYPVKVGTCNPALAKLLIEQYGGADGELAAALRYLNQRYTIPDKVIGLLTDIGTEEFAHLEMIATMVYKLTKDATPEQMKAAGLDPHYVDHDSALHYHNAAGVPFTATYIQAKGDPIADLYEDIAAEEKARATYQWLINLSDDPDINDSLRFLREREIVHSQRFREAVEILKEERDKKIFF